One segment of Dolichospermum sp. DET69 DNA contains the following:
- a CDS encoding serine/threonine protein kinase yields MSSYPDFQEQGYQVTRELGRNREGGRITWLATNINTGQPEVIKQFCFAQAGSSWSGSEAHEREIQVLKGLDHPGIPSYLHSFETSDGFCLVQEYIHASTLAEPRSFSPEEIKQIAVKVLEILVYLQNRIPSVIHRDIKPENILVDEQINVYLIDFGFARIGSQEVAASSVFKGTPGFIPPEQMFKPTNATDLYALGATLICLLTGIKSTKIDQLQDENDPYLIKFRHLLSQLSLRFIGWLEKMVQPKQKERFTNAELALESLKTLDVIRVAGVDFSETVLEFKAKWLGEKLTQSITIENPIPDTLLEGRWEVATHPQDPPHTPDNHAWISVIPAQFSRNNIRCQVEVDTSKLMADKQYKRQLIFHSNAYPTSHILMVKVLTAGLPIEKREFNWEFLIVMFLLVVVVAMSITWSIPYVTISHYLFGVVCGCITFIYCRNEAMAAALGRAVGVAVGVAVGVAVGGDVAVVAMAVGWAVYMAVGRAEDMAKEAKNLFTSILILLILGLGISVGTGIIIGFNTFILLALNGTGLPALFMLLYPPLKRRKLIAKYRQSEESLIKP; encoded by the coding sequence ATGAGCAGCTACCCGGATTTCCAAGAACAAGGCTATCAGGTTACTAGAGAATTAGGCCGCAACCGGGAAGGTGGTAGAATTACTTGGTTAGCAACAAATATTAACACAGGGCAACCGGAGGTAATCAAACAGTTTTGTTTTGCTCAAGCGGGTTCAAGTTGGTCTGGTTCAGAAGCCCACGAACGAGAAATACAGGTACTCAAAGGATTAGATCATCCTGGTATTCCCAGTTACTTGCATTCCTTTGAAACCTCTGATGGTTTTTGTTTAGTTCAAGAGTATATTCATGCTTCCACTTTAGCAGAGCCTCGCAGTTTTTCACCAGAAGAAATTAAACAAATTGCTGTTAAGGTTTTAGAAATTCTTGTATATTTACAAAATCGAATTCCGTCGGTAATTCATCGAGATATCAAACCCGAAAACATTTTAGTAGATGAACAAATCAATGTCTATTTAATTGACTTTGGTTTTGCTCGTATTGGTAGTCAAGAAGTTGCTGCTAGTAGTGTTTTTAAAGGTACTCCTGGTTTTATTCCCCCAGAGCAAATGTTTAAACCCACAAATGCTACAGATTTGTATGCTTTGGGTGCAACTTTGATATGTTTATTAACAGGAATTAAATCAACAAAAATAGATCAATTACAAGATGAAAATGATCCTTATTTGATTAAATTTCGTCATCTTTTATCCCAGTTAAGTTTGCGGTTTATCGGTTGGTTGGAAAAAATGGTACAACCGAAACAAAAAGAACGCTTTACTAATGCAGAATTAGCTTTAGAATCACTCAAAACACTTGATGTTATTCGTGTAGCGGGAGTTGATTTTAGTGAAACTGTTTTGGAGTTTAAAGCGAAGTGGTTGGGGGAAAAACTAACGCAAAGTATTACTATTGAAAACCCCATACCAGATACTTTATTAGAAGGTAGATGGGAAGTTGCAACGCATCCTCAAGATCCTCCCCATACTCCAGATAATCATGCTTGGATTTCGGTTATACCTGCTCAGTTTAGCAGGAATAATATTCGTTGTCAGGTTGAGGTGGATACAAGTAAATTGATGGCAGATAAGCAGTATAAACGTCAACTTATTTTCCATAGTAATGCTTATCCAACGAGTCATATTTTGATGGTGAAGGTGCTGACTGCGGGTTTACCAATTGAGAAGAGAGAATTTAATTGGGAATTTTTAATTGTGATGTTTTTACTGGTTGTGGTGGTAGCCATGTCCATAACTTGGAGTATACCTTATGTGACAATATCTCATTATCTATTCGGCGTGGTGTGTGGCTGTATAACGTTTATTTACTGTCGAAATGAGGCTATGGCTGCGGCTTTGGGTCGGGCTGTGGGTGTGGCTGTGGGTGTGGCTGTGGGTGTGGCTGTGGGTGGGGATGTGGCTGTTGTGGCTATGGCTGTGGGTTGGGCTGTATATATGGCTGTGGGTCGGGCTGAGGACATGGCTAAAGAGGCTAAAAACTTGTTTACTAGTATACTAATACTACTCATATTAGGATTGGGAATTAGTGTAGGAACGGGAATAATAATAGGCTTTAACACATTTATTTTATTAGCACTAAATGGAACAGGTTTACCGGCACTTTTCATGCTGCTTTATCCACCCCTAAAAAGACGTAAATTAATTGCTAAATATCGTCAATCAGAGGAATCTTTAATTAAGCCGTGA
- a CDS encoding triacylglycerol lipase produces MATKQQNPVLLVHGINDTGAVFNTMALYLRQKGLSVHTVDLLPNNGTEVLDKLAQQVANYASATFEPEQPLDLVGFSMGGIVSRYYLQRLGGIERVQRFITISSPHKGTVIAYGSWQPGCVQMRPNSSFLEDLNSDVQMLKQLDFTSIWTPYDLMIVPAASSQLGIGKEITLPVLLHPLMVTDIRTLEIVAETLIRSVN; encoded by the coding sequence ATGGCAACAAAACAGCAAAATCCCGTTTTATTAGTGCATGGTATTAACGATACTGGGGCGGTTTTCAATACAATGGCTCTTTATCTCAGACAAAAAGGTTTGTCCGTGCATACAGTAGATTTACTCCCTAATAATGGTACTGAGGTTCTAGATAAATTAGCCCAGCAGGTAGCTAATTATGCAAGTGCTACCTTTGAACCAGAACAACCATTGGATTTAGTTGGTTTTAGTATGGGGGGAATTGTCAGTCGTTATTATCTTCAGCGTTTGGGGGGAATAGAGAGAGTACAGCGATTCATTACTATTTCTTCTCCCCATAAAGGAACTGTAATTGCTTATGGTTCGTGGCAGCCTGGATGTGTACAAATGCGTCCTAATAGTTCTTTTTTGGAAGATTTAAATTCTGATGTGCAGATGTTAAAACAACTAGATTTTACATCTATTTGGACACCTTATGATTTAATGATTGTTCCCGCAGCAAGTTCACAACTAGGGATAGGAAAAGAAATAACTTTACCAGTGTTATTACATCCTTTAATGGTAACAGATATTAGAACTTTAGAAATAGTAGCAGAAACTTTGATAAGATCAGTTAATTGA
- a CDS encoding 2OG-Fe(II) oxygenase, whose translation MDKILLKIRQKILRKIDQHPLTKYQSDCFYQKAIEKNLQNLPPLSPEDIDLVNLVKKEGVVITTLDKLGITSTPDLVQSAQIIMPKISQNILSHSNEITIYASPQQIMEYPKIFLWGLEQRLLNIVENFLGLPVAYQGVYLRRDIANQLEAGSRLWHIDKEDRKILKVIIYLNDVSEDDGPFEYISKSLTSKIAQSLKYTSGYIPDKIMQKFVSSEFYKSCTGISSTVIIADTASIFHRGKPPITSNRFTIFFDYTTRRYKQVLYGTSTLSKKDLLVLSQHLSETQKKCIFW comes from the coding sequence ATGGATAAAATTTTGCTAAAAATTCGCCAAAAAATATTAAGAAAAATTGATCAACACCCATTAACAAAATATCAATCTGACTGCTTTTATCAAAAAGCCATAGAAAAAAATCTTCAAAATCTACCTCCTCTTTCACCAGAAGATATAGATTTAGTTAATCTTGTCAAAAAAGAAGGAGTTGTCATTACTACCTTAGACAAATTGGGAATTACATCTACTCCTGATTTGGTGCAATCTGCACAAATTATCATGCCAAAAATATCACAAAATATATTGTCTCACTCAAATGAAATTACTATTTATGCTAGTCCTCAACAAATAATGGAGTATCCAAAAATATTTTTGTGGGGACTTGAACAACGGTTACTGAATATCGTTGAAAATTTTCTTGGCTTACCAGTCGCTTATCAAGGTGTATATCTTCGTCGAGATATTGCCAATCAATTGGAAGCAGGTTCAAGATTATGGCATATAGATAAAGAAGACAGAAAAATTTTAAAAGTCATCATTTACTTAAATGATGTTAGCGAAGATGACGGTCCTTTTGAATATATTTCCAAATCTTTAACCTCAAAAATAGCTCAATCTTTAAAATACACATCTGGCTATATCCCAGATAAAATTATGCAAAAGTTTGTATCTTCAGAATTTTATAAATCATGTACAGGAATTAGCAGCACAGTCATTATTGCTGATACTGCTAGTATTTTTCATCGAGGTAAGCCACCTATAACCTCAAATAGATTTACCATATTTTTTGATTACACAACTAGACGATATAAACAAGTATTGTATGGTACATCTACGCTATCAAAAAAAGATTTACTTGTATTGAGCCAACATCTTTCAGAAACACAAAAGAAGTGTATTTTTTGGTGA
- a CDS encoding DEAD/DEAH box helicase: MAILHGTWIINNQSSYFFIWGETWRSSQVHTEVSAEIPLHPLAMTSVELNEWLEASNLSIANVIQPSPTTKQKLKSKPPTEIKLPLHSQIVSLPTYFLENKKSGLTTISPVHSVSVDIDSPSSQYLHPWQIDGFCLTPALAIQFLTSLPLSANDSKAALLGADIHFWVHIYRWHLDLISRCKFLPTVEKQDSNLIAKWQVLLDSAVDVTRLEKFASQMPLACRTYQQTTENIAIDLPLLPQEIILSFLNNITDNQLRLMVGSQSPLEPRIMMSLPAALQQWLQGLINENNIIDAAGGERLETILKAWTLPLQYQLTGKALFRTCFQLLPPENEEPNWTLKYFLQAADNPELLIDAATIWHQSVEKLVYQNRIIEQPQETFLRGLGLASRLYPIITPSLETASPEFCHLTPMQAYEFIKAVTWKFEDSGLGVILPPSLANREGWANRLGLKISAETPQQKSGRLGLQSLLNFQWHLAIGGQTISKAAFDKLVKLNSPLVEINGEWVELRPQDIKTAQTFFASRKEQMSLSLEDALRISKGDTQVIEKLPVVSFEASGALEELIGTLTNNQEIQTLPTPGNFTGQLRPYQERGVAWLAFLERWGLGACLADDMGLGKTIQFIAFLLHLKEENVLEKPTLLVCPTSVMGNWQKEVNKFAPTIKVLEYHGDKRPKGKAFTEAVNKHDIVITSYALIHRDIKLLKAVEWQIIVLDEAQNVKNSESKQSQAVRQLETTFRIALTGTPVENRLQELWSILDFLNPGYLGSKQFFQRRFAMPIEKYGDSASLNQLRSLVQPFILRRLKSDKDIIQDLPEKQEMTVFCGLTAEQATMYQQLVDESLVAIESAEGLQRRGMILGLLVKLKQICNHPSQYLKLATLEKHHSAKLQRLEEMLDEVIAEGDRALIFTQFAEWGKLLKPHLEKQLGREIFFLYGSTSKKQREEMIDRFQHDPQGPPIMILSLKAGGVGLNLTRANHVFHFDRWWNPAVENQATDRVFRIGQTRNVQVHKFVCTGTLEEKINDMIESKKQLAEQVVGAGEDWLTEMDTDQLRNLLILDRNAVIEEDEV, encoded by the coding sequence ATGGCAATTTTACACGGAACTTGGATAATAAATAATCAAAGTAGTTATTTCTTTATTTGGGGGGAAACTTGGCGTTCTTCGCAGGTACATACTGAGGTATCTGCGGAAATTCCTTTACATCCATTGGCTATGACATCAGTGGAATTAAATGAATGGTTAGAAGCATCTAATTTATCAATTGCTAATGTAATTCAGCCATCTCCTACTACTAAACAAAAACTTAAAAGTAAACCACCAACAGAAATAAAATTACCTCTTCATTCTCAAATTGTTTCTTTACCAACTTATTTTTTAGAAAATAAGAAATCAGGGTTAACCACAATTTCTCCAGTTCATTCTGTCAGCGTAGATATAGATTCTCCATCTTCGCAATATTTACATCCTTGGCAAATTGATGGTTTTTGTCTCACTCCGGCATTAGCAATTCAATTTCTCACATCTTTACCTTTGAGTGCAAATGATAGTAAAGCAGCTTTATTAGGTGCAGATATTCATTTTTGGGTACATATTTATAGATGGCATTTAGACTTAATTTCTCGTTGTAAATTTTTACCAACTGTAGAGAAACAAGATAGTAATTTAATTGCCAAATGGCAGGTACTTTTAGATAGTGCTGTAGATGTCACTAGGTTAGAAAAATTCGCCTCACAAATGCCCTTAGCTTGTCGAACATATCAACAAACTACCGAAAATATAGCAATTGATTTACCATTATTACCTCAAGAAATTATATTATCATTTCTCAATAATATTACAGATAATCAATTGCGGTTAATGGTTGGTTCTCAATCTCCTCTTGAACCTAGAATCATGATGTCTTTACCTGCGGCATTACAGCAATGGTTACAAGGATTAATTAATGAAAATAATATAATTGATGCAGCAGGAGGAGAACGTTTAGAAACTATATTAAAAGCTTGGACTTTACCTTTACAATATCAACTTACAGGTAAAGCTTTATTTAGAACTTGTTTTCAATTGCTGCCTCCAGAAAATGAAGAACCAAATTGGACTTTAAAATATTTTCTCCAAGCAGCAGATAACCCAGAATTGTTAATAGACGCAGCGACAATTTGGCATCAATCTGTAGAAAAATTAGTTTATCAAAATCGGATAATTGAACAACCTCAAGAAACATTTTTGCGAGGATTGGGTTTAGCTTCTCGATTGTATCCGATAATTACCCCCAGTTTAGAAACCGCATCTCCCGAATTTTGTCACCTCACCCCCATGCAAGCTTATGAATTTATCAAAGCTGTAACTTGGAAATTTGAAGATAGTGGTTTAGGAGTAATTTTACCTCCTAGTTTAGCTAATCGGGAAGGTTGGGCAAATCGTTTAGGGTTGAAAATTAGTGCCGAAACTCCTCAACAAAAATCGGGACGCTTGGGTTTACAAAGTTTATTAAATTTCCAATGGCATTTAGCAATTGGTGGACAAACAATCTCTAAAGCTGCGTTTGATAAACTGGTAAAATTAAATAGTCCGTTGGTAGAAATTAATGGTGAATGGGTGGAATTACGTCCCCAAGATATTAAAACTGCTCAAACCTTTTTTGCTTCCCGGAAAGAGCAAATGTCTCTTTCTTTAGAGGATGCTTTACGCATTAGTAAAGGAGATACCCAAGTAATTGAGAAATTACCTGTTGTCAGTTTTGAAGCTTCTGGTGCATTGGAAGAATTAATTGGGACATTAACTAATAATCAAGAAATTCAAACTTTACCAACTCCTGGCAATTTTACCGGACAATTAAGACCTTATCAAGAACGTGGTGTAGCTTGGTTAGCGTTTTTAGAAAGATGGGGTTTAGGTGCTTGTCTTGCAGACGATATGGGATTAGGTAAAACCATCCAATTCATCGCTTTTCTACTCCACCTCAAAGAAGAAAATGTCCTAGAAAAACCAACTTTATTAGTTTGTCCAACTTCGGTTATGGGTAATTGGCAAAAAGAAGTAAATAAATTTGCCCCCACAATCAAAGTTTTAGAATATCACGGTGATAAACGCCCTAAAGGTAAAGCATTTACAGAAGCAGTTAATAAACACGATATAGTAATTACTAGCTATGCACTGATTCACCGCGATATTAAGTTATTAAAAGCAGTTGAATGGCAGATAATTGTTTTAGACGAAGCCCAAAATGTTAAAAATTCAGAATCGAAACAATCACAAGCAGTCCGACAATTAGAAACCACTTTTCGGATTGCTTTAACTGGTACACCTGTAGAAAATAGATTACAGGAATTATGGTCTATTTTAGATTTTCTCAATCCGGGTTATTTAGGGAGTAAACAATTTTTTCAAAGACGGTTTGCTATGCCGATTGAAAAATATGGTGATAGTGCTTCTTTAAATCAATTACGTTCTTTAGTTCAACCTTTTATTTTGCGACGCTTGAAAAGTGATAAAGACATTATTCAAGACTTGCCAGAAAAGCAAGAAATGACAGTATTTTGTGGATTAACTGCCGAACAAGCGACAATGTATCAACAATTAGTAGATGAATCTTTAGTAGCAATTGAATCTGCGGAAGGTTTGCAACGTCGGGGCATGATTTTAGGATTATTAGTTAAGTTAAAACAAATCTGTAATCATCCTTCTCAATATTTGAAATTAGCAACTTTAGAAAAACATCATTCAGCTAAATTACAACGATTAGAAGAAATGTTAGATGAGGTAATTGCAGAAGGAGACCGGGCTTTAATTTTCACACAATTTGCCGAATGGGGTAAGTTACTCAAGCCTCATTTAGAAAAACAACTAGGACGGGAAATATTCTTTTTATATGGTAGTACCAGTAAAAAACAAAGAGAGGAAATGATTGATAGATTCCAACATGACCCTCAAGGACCACCAATTATGATTTTATCATTAAAAGCTGGTGGTGTAGGTTTGAATTTAACCAGGGCAAATCATGTTTTTCACTTTGATAGATGGTGGAATCCCGCAGTCGAAAACCAAGCCACAGACCGAGTATTTAGAATTGGTCAAACTCGCAATGTCCAAGTCCATAAATTCGTGTGTACTGGAACTTTAGAAGAAAAAATTAATGATATGATTGAAAGTAAAAAACAACTAGCTGAACAAGTTGTAGGTGCAGGAGAAGATTGGTTAACGGAAATGGATACAGACCAACTTCGCAATTTATTAATATTAGATAGAAATGCAGTTATTGAAGAAGATGAAGTTTAA
- a CDS encoding XisH family protein yields MSAKDIFHDAVKKALQKEQWVITDDPLKFKFGNVKFNIDLGAEKLIAAERESEKIAVEIKSFINPSAITDFYAALGQFLSYRLALEALEPDRILYMAIPLEVYRTFFQLEFTQVALKRYQVLLVVYEPDNEVIIEWIT; encoded by the coding sequence GTGTCTGCAAAAGATATATTTCACGACGCAGTAAAGAAAGCTTTACAAAAAGAGCAGTGGGTGATTACAGATGATCCACTAAAATTTAAATTTGGCAACGTCAAATTCAATATAGATTTAGGTGCTGAGAAATTAATTGCGGCTGAAAGAGAAAGTGAGAAAATAGCAGTAGAAATCAAAAGTTTTATTAATCCTTCCGCTATTACAGACTTTTATGCTGCTTTAGGTCAGTTTCTCAGCTATCGTCTGGCTTTAGAAGCTCTTGAACCAGATCGTATACTATATATGGCAATTCCATTGGAAGTTTATCGAACCTTTTTTCAGCTTGAGTTTACACAAGTGGCACTAAAAAGATATCAAGTGCTATTAGTAGTATATGAACCAGATAATGAGGTGATTATAGAATGGATAACATAG
- a CDS encoding XisI protein has translation MDNIAKYRKYIQTLLTDYAKDDICTDEVDVELIFDTERDHYQWMNVGWEHLNRVYMTVIHFDIKNGKIWLQQNLTEENPAEDLVKMGVPREDIVLGLHPPYKRPYTDYGVA, from the coding sequence ATGGATAACATAGCCAAATATCGAAAATATATTCAAACCTTACTAACAGATTATGCCAAAGATGATATTTGCACAGACGAAGTAGATGTGGAACTCATCTTTGATACAGAACGCGACCATTATCAGTGGATGAATGTTGGTTGGGAACATTTAAATCGCGTTTATATGACGGTGATTCACTTCGATATTAAAAACGGCAAAATTTGGTTACAACAGAATTTAACAGAAGAAAATCCCGCTGAAGATTTAGTAAAAATGGGTGTTCCCAGAGAAGATATCGTGTTGGGTTTACATCCTCCTTATAAACGTCCATATACAGATTATGGAGTGGCTTAA
- a CDS encoding type II toxin-antitoxin system Phd/YefM family antitoxin, giving the protein MLIKLFTMINLAKDIHSLTDFKRNTTEFVQRIKQTKHPLVLTVNGKAELVVQDAESYQELLDAAELVETLKGIKLGLEQMQQSKGKKAEEFFNELFNKLDNSQ; this is encoded by the coding sequence ATGCTAATTAAATTATTTACCATGATTAACCTTGCTAAAGATATACATTCTCTTACTGACTTTAAGCGTAACACTACTGAATTTGTACAACGGATTAAACAAACAAAACACCCTTTAGTTCTCACTGTCAACGGAAAAGCCGAGTTGGTGGTTCAAGATGCAGAATCTTATCAAGAACTTTTAGATGCTGCTGAGTTAGTAGAAACTTTAAAAGGTATTAAACTAGGCTTAGAACAAATGCAGCAAAGTAAAGGTAAAAAAGCCGAAGAATTCTTTAATGAATTGTTTAATAAATTAGATAATT